From one Planococcus citri chromosome 3, ihPlaCitr1.1, whole genome shotgun sequence genomic stretch:
- the Pka-R1 gene encoding cAMP-dependent protein kinase type I regulatory subunit isoform X2 codes for MSEEKAQNAKKQAATPDDQDDLSPLPSHCQQPPSSRRRGAISAEPVTEEDATSYVKKVVPKDYKTMAALSKAIAKNVLFSHLDENERSDIFDAMFPVTFLAGETIIQQGDEGDNFYVIDQGEVEFYVNNELVTTVGEGGSFGELALIYGTPRAATVRAKTNVKLWGIDRDSYRRILMGSTIRKRKMYDEFLSRVSILESLDKWERLTVADALEPVSFDDGETIVRQGEPGDDFYIIVDGTALVLQYRAEGDKPVEVGRLEPSDYFGEIALLLDRPRAATVVAKGPLKCVKLDRARFERVLGPCADILKRNITQYNSFVSLSV; via the exons gAAAAAGCTCAAAATGCCAAGAAACAAGCAGCCACTCCCGATGATCAGGATGATCTTTCACCTTTGCCGTCACACTGTCAACAACCTCCGTCTTCCAGGCGTCGAGGTGCCATTTCCGCCGAGCCAGTCACCGAAGAAGACGCCACTAGTTAcgtgaaaaaa GTTGTACCGAAAGATTACAAAACCATGGCTGCCTTGTCAAAAGCTATcgcaaaaaatgtattattttcgcATCTAGATGAAAACGAACGATCCGACATTTTCGACGCCATGTTCCCAGTGACATTTTTAGCCGGTGAAACTATCATTCAACAAGGCGACGAAGGAGATAATTTTTACGTTATTGATCAAGGCGAAGTGGAA TTCTACGTAAACAATGAACTGGTTACCACGGTCGGAGAAGGAGGCAGTTTTGGCGAATTAGCTTTGATTTACGGTACACCCAGAGCAGCCACAGTACGTGCAAAGACTAACGTAAAATTATGGGGTATCGATAGAGATTCGTATAGAAGAATTCTAATGGGATCTACAATACGTAAAAGGAAAATGTACGACGAATTTTTGTCGCGTGTATCAATTctag AAAGTTTAGATAAATGGGAAAGACTCACAGTAGCCGATGCATTAGAACCAGTTTCATTCGATGATGGCGAAACAATAGTAAGACAAGGCGAACCTGGCGATGATTTTTATATTATAGTCGATGGCACTGCGTTAGTTTTACAATACAGAGCCGAAGGCGATAAACCTGTCGAAGTTGGAAGATTAGAACCTTCAGATTATTTCG GTGAAATTGCATTATTATTAGATAGACCGAGAGCCGCCACAGTAGTTGCAAAAGGACctttaaaatgtgtaaaattagATAGAGCCAG ATTTGAAAGAGTTCTAGGTCCTTGTGCAGATAtattaaaaagaaatattacGCAGTATAATAGTTTTGTATCTTTATCCGTTTAA